From Serinicoccus profundi, the proteins below share one genomic window:
- the ilvC gene encoding ketol-acid reductoisomerase, with amino-acid sequence MATMYYDADADLALIQSRKVAVLGYGSQGHAHALSLRDSGVDVRVGLAEGSASRAKAEAEGLRVLTPAEACAEADLVMVLVPDHVQRLVYRDAIEPNLKDGDALFFSHGFNIRFGYITPPEGVDVCMVAPKGPGHLVRREYVDGRGVPVLVAVEQDASGQAKALALSYASAIGGLRAGGIETTFTEETETDLFGEQAVLCGGMSQLVQYGFETLTEAGYQPEVAYFECLHELKLIVDLMYEGGIAKQRWSISDTAEYGDYVSGPRVIDPRVKENMQAVLEDVRNGAFAQRFIDDQDNGRPEFEELRAKGAAHPIEEVGKELRGMMAWVKGHESDGDYVEGSAARG; translated from the coding sequence ATGGCCACGATGTACTACGACGCCGACGCCGACCTCGCCCTCATCCAGTCCCGGAAGGTCGCGGTCCTCGGCTACGGCAGCCAGGGCCACGCCCACGCGCTGTCGCTGCGCGACTCCGGGGTGGACGTGCGCGTCGGGCTCGCCGAGGGCAGCGCCAGCCGGGCCAAGGCGGAGGCCGAGGGGCTGCGCGTGCTCACCCCCGCGGAGGCGTGCGCCGAGGCCGACCTCGTCATGGTGCTCGTCCCCGACCACGTGCAGCGCCTGGTCTACCGCGACGCCATCGAGCCCAACCTCAAGGACGGCGACGCGCTGTTCTTCAGCCACGGCTTCAACATCCGGTTCGGCTACATCACCCCGCCGGAGGGCGTGGACGTCTGCATGGTCGCGCCCAAGGGCCCAGGTCACCTCGTGCGGCGCGAGTACGTCGACGGGCGGGGCGTGCCGGTGCTCGTCGCCGTCGAGCAGGACGCCTCGGGCCAGGCCAAGGCGCTCGCGCTGTCCTACGCCTCGGCGATCGGGGGTCTGCGGGCCGGCGGCATCGAGACCACCTTCACCGAGGAGACCGAGACCGACCTCTTCGGCGAGCAGGCGGTGCTGTGCGGCGGCATGAGCCAGCTGGTGCAGTACGGCTTCGAGACCCTGACCGAGGCGGGCTACCAGCCCGAGGTCGCCTACTTCGAGTGCCTGCACGAGCTCAAGCTCATCGTCGACCTCATGTACGAGGGCGGCATCGCCAAGCAGCGCTGGTCCATCTCCGACACGGCGGAGTACGGCGACTACGTCTCCGGGCCGCGGGTCATCGACCCCCGGGTCAAGGAGAACATGCAGGCCGTCCTCGAGGACGTGCGCAACGGGGCCTTCGCCCAGCGCTTCATCGACGACCAGGACAACGGCCGTCCCGAGTTCGAGGAACTGCGGGCCAAGGGTGCCGCGCACCCGATCGAGGAGGTCGGCAAGGAGCTGCGCGGGATGATGGCCTGGGTCAAGGGTCACGAGTCGGACGGCGACTACGTGGAGGGGTCGGCCGCTCGTGGCTGA
- the ilvN gene encoding acetolactate synthase small subunit, which produces MSDAARTRHALSVLVENNPGVLARVSVLFARRNFNIDHLVVGPTEDNKVSRMTIVVNVNAEQLHKVTSQLDKLVEVIHIEELEDADAIRSKLWQINDNGPRPVGAMAAAAF; this is translated from the coding sequence ATGAGCGACGCAGCTCGCACCCGTCACGCCCTGTCCGTCCTGGTCGAGAACAACCCGGGCGTCCTGGCCCGCGTGTCCGTCCTCTTCGCCCGGCGCAACTTCAACATCGACCACCTCGTCGTCGGCCCCACCGAGGACAACAAGGTCTCCCGCATGACGATCGTCGTCAACGTCAACGCCGAGCAGCTGCACAAGGTCACCAGCCAGCTCGACAAGCTCGTCGAGGTGATCCACATCGAGGAGCTCGAGGACGCCGACGCCATCCGCAGCAAGCTGTGGCAGATCAACGACAACGGCCCCCGCCCGGTCGGCGCGATGGCCGCCGCCGCCTTCTGA
- a CDS encoding acetolactate synthase large subunit, translating into MTATQIPDGATVTAPGTTGGTSTGTPRRTGAEALVATLERLGVEHIFGLPGGAVLPLYDALYGAKVRHILVRHEQGAGHAAQGYAAATGKVGVCLATSGPGATNLVTSLADANMDSVPMVAITGNVASTAMGSDAFQEADIRSISMPVTKHSFLVTKPDEIAATVASAFHIASTGRPGPVLVDVSKDALVALADETMLQLPLPGYRTPSSPAPEAVRDAVEAMLTAHRPVLYVGGGCLRANASAQVLQLAELTGFPVVTTLMARGVFPDSHPQHMGMPGMHGSVSGVATLQKSDLIISLGARFDDRVTGAKHTFAPDATIVHADIDPAEIGKNFPTAVGLVGDARETIGLLVTEWTRRTAAGAAPQHEAWVRRCASWKERYPLGYDTPSDGALAPQLVIERLGAISGPETIFAAGVGQHQMWASQFITYDQPRRWLNSGGLGTMGYAVPAAMGAKVGRPDATVWAIDGDGCFQMTNQELATCSVEGIPIKVAIINNAALGMVKQWQALFYSERFSHSQLPSMQVPDFATLATAYGCVGLRCERAEDVDATIEAAMAVDDQPVVVDFRVSQDAMVWPMVAAGTSNDDVQHARDVRPDFGEDE; encoded by the coding sequence ATGACTGCCACCCAGATCCCCGACGGAGCCACTGTGACCGCGCCCGGCACCACCGGTGGCACCTCCACCGGCACGCCACGTCGCACCGGCGCCGAAGCGCTCGTCGCCACGCTCGAGCGCCTCGGCGTCGAGCACATCTTCGGTCTGCCCGGGGGAGCGGTGCTGCCGCTCTACGACGCGCTCTACGGCGCGAAGGTGCGGCACATCCTCGTGCGCCACGAGCAGGGAGCCGGCCACGCCGCGCAGGGGTATGCCGCCGCGACCGGCAAGGTGGGCGTGTGCCTGGCGACCTCCGGGCCGGGGGCGACCAACCTCGTCACCTCCCTCGCCGACGCCAACATGGACTCGGTGCCGATGGTCGCGATCACCGGCAACGTCGCCAGCACCGCGATGGGCTCGGACGCCTTCCAGGAGGCCGACATCCGGTCGATCTCCATGCCGGTGACCAAGCACTCCTTCCTCGTCACCAAGCCGGACGAGATCGCCGCCACCGTCGCCTCCGCCTTCCACATCGCCTCTACCGGTCGGCCCGGCCCGGTCCTCGTCGACGTCAGCAAGGACGCCCTGGTCGCGCTCGCCGACGAGACGATGCTCCAGCTGCCGCTGCCCGGCTACCGCACGCCGAGCAGCCCGGCCCCCGAGGCCGTCCGCGACGCCGTCGAGGCCATGCTCACCGCGCACCGTCCGGTGCTCTACGTCGGCGGCGGGTGCCTGCGGGCCAACGCCTCCGCGCAGGTCCTCCAGCTCGCCGAGCTCACCGGCTTCCCCGTCGTCACGACCCTCATGGCCCGCGGAGTCTTCCCCGACAGCCACCCGCAGCACATGGGGATGCCCGGCATGCACGGCAGCGTCTCCGGCGTCGCCACCCTGCAGAAGTCCGACCTCATCATCAGCCTGGGGGCACGCTTCGACGACCGGGTGACCGGGGCCAAGCACACCTTTGCCCCGGACGCGACGATCGTCCACGCCGACATCGACCCCGCGGAGATCGGCAAGAACTTCCCCACCGCGGTCGGCCTCGTGGGCGATGCCCGGGAGACGATCGGTCTGCTGGTCACCGAGTGGACCCGCCGCACCGCCGCCGGTGCCGCGCCCCAGCACGAGGCGTGGGTCCGGCGGTGCGCGTCGTGGAAGGAGCGCTACCCCCTCGGCTACGACACCCCCTCCGACGGCGCCCTCGCCCCGCAGCTGGTCATCGAGCGCCTCGGCGCCATCTCCGGGCCCGAGACGATCTTCGCCGCCGGGGTCGGGCAGCACCAGATGTGGGCCAGCCAGTTCATCACCTACGACCAGCCGCGCCGCTGGCTCAACTCCGGCGGCCTCGGGACGATGGGGTATGCCGTGCCCGCCGCCATGGGCGCCAAGGTCGGGCGCCCGGACGCGACCGTCTGGGCGATCGACGGCGACGGCTGCTTCCAGATGACCAACCAGGAGCTGGCGACCTGCTCGGTCGAGGGCATCCCCATCAAGGTGGCGATCATCAACAACGCCGCCCTCGGCATGGTCAAGCAGTGGCAGGCGCTGTTCTACTCCGAGCGGTTCAGCCACTCCCAGCTGCCCTCGATGCAGGTGCCGGACTTCGCGACCCTCGCCACGGCATACGGCTGCGTCGGTCTGCGCTGCGAGCGCGCCGAGGACGTCGACGCCACCATCGAGGCCGCCATGGCGGTCGACGACCAGCCGGTCGTCGTCGACTTCCGCGTCAGCCAGGACGCCATGGTCTGGCCGATGGTCGCCGCCGGCACGAGCAACGACGACGTCCAGCACGCCCGCGACGTGCGCCCCGACTTCGGGGAGGACGAGTGA
- a CDS encoding PadR family transcriptional regulator encodes MTSRHHHGGGPGFGGFGSFDADQIFGPGGLLGQVFGGQQGGPFGGPGAGWPGSGPGGRRGGPYAGPGQDHRRGPGPGGRRARRGDVRNAVLHLLQREPMNGYQLMQEIAQSSGGAWQPSSGAIYPALAQLEDEGLVEQTEVEGRRAYRLTDTGRRAAADLPPQGWAGGEEPDDPWAADRQGRRGHQRGGERSARAETGGGARRGSAGTLWKALGSVAMATQAVGQSGQDDLSQQAAELLDRTRRDLYRMLAEAEIARDDADDAEADDDVDEITEGEIVED; translated from the coding sequence ATGACCTCACGACACCACCACGGGGGCGGACCCGGCTTCGGCGGTTTCGGATCCTTCGACGCCGACCAGATCTTCGGCCCCGGCGGCCTGCTCGGGCAGGTCTTCGGGGGCCAGCAGGGCGGCCCCTTCGGCGGCCCGGGAGCCGGCTGGCCCGGCTCCGGACCGGGCGGCCGGCGCGGGGGCCCCTACGCCGGTCCGGGCCAGGACCATCGACGCGGCCCTGGGCCGGGTGGCCGCCGCGCCCGCCGCGGTGACGTCCGCAACGCCGTGCTGCACCTGCTCCAGCGCGAGCCGATGAACGGCTACCAGCTCATGCAGGAGATCGCGCAGAGCTCCGGCGGCGCGTGGCAGCCGAGCTCAGGTGCCATCTACCCCGCCCTCGCCCAGCTCGAGGACGAGGGCCTGGTCGAGCAGACCGAGGTCGAGGGGCGCCGCGCCTACCGGCTCACCGACACCGGCCGCCGCGCGGCGGCCGACCTGCCCCCGCAGGGCTGGGCCGGCGGCGAGGAGCCCGACGACCCGTGGGCCGCCGACCGGCAGGGTCGCCGAGGTCACCAGCGGGGCGGCGAGCGCTCCGCCCGGGCCGAGACCGGTGGGGGCGCGCGCCGCGGGTCCGCCGGCACCCTGTGGAAGGCGCTCGGCAGTGTCGCGATGGCGACCCAGGCCGTCGGGCAGTCCGGGCAGGACGACCTCAGCCAGCAGGCCGCCGAGCTGCTCGACCGCACCCGCCGCGACCTCTACCGCATGCTCGCCGAGGCCGAGATCGCCCGCGACGACGCCGACGACGCGGAGGCCGACGACGACGTCGACGAGATCACCGAGGGCGAGATCGTCGAGGACTGA
- the lpdA gene encoding dihydrolipoyl dehydrogenase, with protein MADHYDVVVLGAGPGGYVAAIRASQLGKKVAVVEKKYWGGVCLNVGCIPSKALIKNAELSHLLQHDKAKYGIEGEATMAYAPTHQRSRKVSAGIVKGVHFLMKKNKITEVDGWGTLTSATSMDVTADDGSTHQLTFDDLILATGSVTKMLPGVEVSKNVVTYEEQILDEELPGSLIIAGSGAIGVEFAYVMANFGVDVTIVEFLDRIVPLEEPEISKALAKEYKKLGVKVMTSTKVENVEDTGEGVKVTVTPADGGDSQTLEADKLLSAIGFAPRTEGFGLESIGVELTDRGAIAIDDYMRTNVDHVYAIGDVTAKLMLAHVAEAQGIIAAETLAGAETMPLDYTFIPRATYCHPQIASMGMTEQAAKDAGHEVKTAQFPFSANGKAMGLGDGVGFVKVIADATYNEILGAHLIGPDVTELLPVLNLAQTWDLTADEMSRIVFAHPTLGEAVKEAVHGIAGHMINL; from the coding sequence ATGGCCGATCACTATGACGTTGTTGTCCTGGGCGCCGGTCCTGGCGGGTATGTCGCGGCGATCCGCGCCTCCCAGCTGGGCAAGAAGGTCGCCGTCGTCGAGAAGAAGTACTGGGGCGGTGTCTGCCTCAACGTCGGGTGCATCCCGTCCAAGGCGTTGATCAAGAACGCCGAGCTCTCCCACCTGCTGCAGCACGACAAGGCGAAGTACGGCATCGAGGGCGAGGCCACCATGGCCTACGCGCCCACCCACCAGCGCTCCCGCAAGGTGAGCGCGGGGATCGTCAAGGGCGTCCACTTCCTCATGAAGAAGAACAAGATCACCGAGGTGGACGGCTGGGGCACCCTCACCTCGGCGACCTCGATGGACGTCACGGCCGATGACGGCAGCACCCACCAGCTGACCTTCGACGACCTGATCCTGGCGACCGGCTCGGTGACCAAGATGCTGCCGGGCGTCGAGGTGAGCAAGAACGTCGTCACCTACGAGGAGCAGATCCTCGACGAGGAGCTGCCCGGCTCGCTCATCATCGCGGGGTCCGGCGCGATCGGCGTGGAGTTCGCCTACGTCATGGCCAACTTCGGCGTCGACGTCACCATCGTGGAGTTCCTCGATCGGATCGTGCCGCTGGAGGAGCCGGAGATCTCCAAGGCCCTGGCCAAGGAGTACAAGAAGCTCGGCGTCAAGGTCATGACGAGCACCAAGGTCGAGAATGTCGAGGACACCGGTGAGGGCGTCAAGGTCACGGTGACCCCGGCCGACGGCGGCGACTCCCAGACGCTGGAGGCCGACAAGCTGCTCTCCGCGATCGGCTTCGCCCCCCGCACCGAGGGCTTCGGCCTGGAGAGCATCGGCGTGGAGCTCACCGACCGCGGCGCGATCGCCATCGACGACTACATGCGCACCAACGTCGACCACGTGTATGCCATCGGCGACGTCACCGCCAAGCTCATGCTCGCGCACGTCGCCGAGGCGCAGGGCATCATCGCCGCGGAGACCCTGGCCGGGGCCGAGACGATGCCCCTGGACTACACCTTCATCCCCCGGGCGACCTACTGCCACCCGCAGATCGCCTCGATGGGCATGACCGAGCAGGCCGCCAAGGACGCCGGGCACGAGGTCAAGACCGCGCAGTTCCCGTTCTCCGCCAACGGCAAGGCGATGGGTCTGGGCGACGGTGTCGGCTTCGTCAAGGTCATCGCCGACGCGACGTACAACGAGATCCTCGGCGCGCACCTCATCGGCCCGGACGTCACCGAGCTGCTGCCGGTCCTCAACCTCGCGCAGACGTGGGACCTCACCGCCGATGAGATGTCGCGCATCGTCTTCGCGCACCCGACCCTGGGCGAGGCCGTCAAGGAGGCCGTGCACGGCATCGCCGGGCACATGATCAACCTCTGA
- the murJ gene encoding murein biosynthesis integral membrane protein MurJ: MAARWSIGRAAVLVAGLTGVSTLLGFVRDAVIAAVYGAGAQLDAYFVALGLSNIVLGLLGTSLTRASTPVLSREADGEEVCRGHRTFDTVLTLAVVAIGVLSVVLGLAAAPVSRVLAPGFDGEAADLLVLLTRIVLVTTVLVAATDLLVALAQAHGVFRWGGLQGVPFNLVMIAAAGLLGPHLGVVALAVGFVVGSLARLALQVVPVVQHRWRVRPALDLRAPGVREIGGLLPPLLLGQALLNVNTLVDRAVASTVGEGAVSAVFLGWRLVNLPEMLVVAALVAPLYPAMSAAAGAQDLDRLRELVHRGLAVSLTLLAPIAVVLLAAPQQVMTLAFGRGAFDEEAVRVTAVAVVCFLPGLLALACRQVLVSACYAVGDTRGPVAIGVVAMVVNVVGDLTLAPIFGVAGIVAATSASLLVAAVLTGWLAARRHALVPLRRTLPLLGRTAAAAIGAGVLTWYAVRLVGPEHAWSGAALALAVAAVSYQLALALLRAPERLVPLQVLQQVRRR, from the coding sequence GTGGCTGCCCGCTGGAGCATCGGCCGCGCGGCGGTGCTCGTCGCCGGTCTCACCGGCGTCTCGACGCTGCTCGGCTTCGTCCGCGACGCCGTCATCGCGGCGGTCTACGGCGCGGGCGCGCAGCTGGACGCCTACTTCGTCGCCCTGGGGCTGTCCAATATCGTCCTCGGGCTGCTCGGCACGTCGCTGACGCGGGCGTCCACGCCGGTGCTCTCCCGCGAGGCCGACGGCGAGGAGGTATGCCGAGGCCACCGCACCTTCGACACCGTCCTCACCCTGGCGGTCGTCGCCATCGGGGTCCTCAGCGTGGTGCTGGGGCTCGCCGCGGCGCCGGTGTCGCGGGTGCTTGCCCCCGGCTTCGACGGCGAGGCCGCCGACCTGCTGGTGCTGCTGACCCGGATCGTCCTGGTGACGACGGTGCTCGTCGCGGCGACCGACCTGCTCGTGGCGCTGGCCCAGGCGCACGGCGTCTTCCGCTGGGGCGGGCTCCAGGGGGTGCCGTTCAACCTCGTGATGATCGCCGCCGCGGGGCTGCTGGGCCCGCACCTGGGTGTCGTCGCCCTGGCGGTGGGCTTCGTCGTGGGCTCGCTCGCCCGGTTGGCGCTGCAGGTCGTGCCCGTCGTCCAGCACCGATGGCGGGTGCGCCCGGCGCTGGACCTCCGGGCCCCGGGGGTGCGCGAGATCGGGGGGCTGCTGCCGCCCCTGCTCCTCGGTCAGGCGCTGCTCAACGTCAACACGCTCGTGGACCGGGCCGTGGCCTCGACCGTCGGGGAGGGCGCTGTCTCGGCCGTCTTCCTCGGCTGGCGGCTGGTCAACCTGCCCGAGATGCTCGTCGTCGCCGCGCTGGTCGCGCCGCTCTACCCCGCGATGTCCGCGGCGGCAGGGGCGCAGGACCTCGACCGGCTCCGCGAGCTGGTCCACCGGGGCTTGGCGGTGTCGCTGACCCTCCTCGCCCCCATCGCCGTGGTCCTGCTCGCCGCGCCGCAGCAGGTGATGACCCTGGCCTTCGGTCGCGGTGCCTTCGACGAGGAAGCGGTGCGGGTCACCGCGGTGGCCGTGGTGTGCTTCCTGCCCGGGCTCCTCGCCCTCGCCTGCCGCCAGGTGCTCGTGAGCGCCTGCTACGCGGTGGGCGACACCCGTGGGCCGGTCGCGATCGGGGTGGTCGCGATGGTCGTCAACGTCGTGGGTGACCTCACGCTGGCACCGATCTTCGGGGTGGCTGGGATCGTCGCGGCGACCTCGGCCTCCCTGCTCGTGGCAGCCGTGCTCACCGGGTGGCTCGCGGCCCGTCGGCACGCGTTGGTGCCGCTGCGCCGGACGCTGCCGCTGCTAGGCCGCACCGCGGCGGCGGCGATCGGAGCGGGTGTCCTCACGTGGTATGCCGTGCGTCTCGTCGGCCCCGAACACGCCTGGTCCGGCGCCGCGCTGGCGCTCGCCGTGGCCGCCGTGTCCTACCAGCTCGCCCTCGCCCTGCTCCGTGCCCCCGAACGCCTCGTCCCACTCCAGGTCCTGCAGCAGGTGCGGCGCCGGTGA
- a CDS encoding PspC domain-containing protein — MSRPPSDGTLEDMNENPSAAPATDLPLLPQPRPEQEHGSSALDGVYAALRRLPARRTDDAVLGGICATIADRLGVAPIAVRAAAVLVALLGGVGVGIYLIAWTLMPDRSGRTHLEGGLRHGRGRSLLVLALGTFAALGVLGGGLSFLAAILPELIGLAALAAVGYWVWTRLARRQQREDAAA; from the coding sequence ATGTCCCGGCCGCCCTCGGACGGCACGCTGGAGGACATGAACGAGAACCCCAGCGCCGCCCCAGCCACCGACCTTCCGCTCCTCCCCCAGCCCCGGCCCGAGCAGGAGCACGGCTCCTCCGCCCTGGACGGCGTGTATGCCGCCCTGCGCCGCCTCCCCGCCCGCCGCACCGACGACGCGGTCCTGGGTGGCATCTGCGCCACCATCGCCGACCGGCTCGGTGTCGCGCCCATCGCGGTCCGCGCCGCGGCCGTCCTCGTGGCCCTGCTGGGCGGCGTGGGGGTGGGGATCTACCTCATCGCCTGGACGCTCATGCCCGACCGCTCCGGCCGGACCCACCTCGAGGGTGGCCTGCGGCACGGCCGCGGCCGCTCCCTCCTCGTGCTCGCCCTCGGCACCTTCGCCGCGCTGGGCGTGCTCGGCGGTGGGCTGTCCTTCCTCGCCGCGATCCTGCCCGAGCTCATCGGCCTGGCCGCCCTGGCCGCCGTCGGCTACTGGGTCTGGACCCGGCTGGCCCGGCGCCAGCAGCGCGAGGACGCCGCCGCCTGA
- a CDS encoding GNAT family N-acetyltransferase encodes MIERLERAESATVLALVEALVETGCTDPVPTAVPFGGGRLVISGPRRYVNRAVGVTLDELSPDDVAALVRHYGDAGLPAEVQLSSWAPTATIAALGAAGFVPLSCRSMFAVDPRAPVAMDPAVLPADRLLEIEQVGDDVHRAAHAADVMIAEALAAGADRGTSDEFMAADRHAPGTTQLVALLEGQPVGCGSLSVVGTAGARTGWLGAAATLPSARRRGIQTALVRHRLKLAVMAGCDLVGATASVGSVSARVLTRCGFSLVQEQWIVRRPP; translated from the coding sequence GTGATCGAACGCTTGGAGAGGGCGGAGTCGGCGACCGTTCTCGCCCTGGTCGAGGCACTGGTCGAGACGGGGTGCACCGACCCCGTCCCGACGGCCGTGCCCTTCGGCGGCGGACGTCTGGTGATCAGCGGCCCGCGCAGGTATGTCAACCGTGCCGTGGGGGTGACGCTCGACGAGCTCAGCCCCGACGATGTCGCTGCCCTCGTGCGGCACTACGGCGACGCCGGTCTGCCCGCCGAGGTGCAGCTGTCCTCCTGGGCCCCGACAGCGACGATCGCCGCGCTCGGCGCAGCGGGCTTCGTCCCCCTCTCGTGCAGGTCGATGTTCGCGGTGGACCCCCGCGCCCCCGTGGCGATGGATCCAGCCGTCCTCCCCGCTGACCGCCTTCTCGAGATCGAGCAGGTCGGTGACGACGTCCACCGAGCCGCCCACGCCGCTGACGTGATGATCGCCGAGGCACTGGCCGCCGGGGCGGACCGCGGCACGAGTGATGAGTTCATGGCAGCGGACCGCCACGCCCCCGGGACCACCCAGCTGGTGGCGCTCCTCGAGGGGCAGCCGGTCGGTTGCGGCTCCCTGTCGGTCGTCGGCACTGCCGGGGCACGGACGGGATGGCTCGGCGCGGCCGCAACTCTCCCGTCGGCTCGGCGCCGCGGCATCCAGACCGCCCTTGTCCGACACCGCCTCAAGCTCGCCGTCATGGCCGGGTGCGACCTCGTCGGCGCCACCGCGTCGGTCGGTTCGGTGTCGGCACGGGTGCTCACCCGCTGCGGCTTCTCCCTCGTCCAGGAGCAGTGGATAGTGCGGCGACCGCCATGA
- a CDS encoding DUF4212 domain-containing protein, giving the protein MLDVDQRREYWRRNVRLMSVLLVIWALVSFGAGILFVDVLNNVSIFGIPLGFWFAQQGSIIVFVLLIAFYVWRMDKLDAEFGITEYEQEVHHQ; this is encoded by the coding sequence ATGCTTGACGTCGACCAACGGCGTGAGTACTGGCGGCGCAACGTCCGCCTGATGTCGGTCCTACTGGTGATCTGGGCCCTGGTGTCCTTCGGCGCCGGGATCCTGTTCGTCGACGTCCTCAACAACGTCAGCATCTTCGGCATACCGCTCGGGTTCTGGTTCGCCCAGCAGGGCTCGATCATCGTCTTCGTCCTGCTCATCGCGTTCTACGTGTGGCGCATGGACAAGCTCGACGCTGAGTTCGGCATCACCGAGTACGAGCAGGAGGTGCATCACCAGTGA
- a CDS encoding sodium:solute symporter family protein: MSPIQAWTLVFVVLTFGFYIWIAYRSRVSDTAGFYIAGGGIPAPANGAAIAADWMSAASFISMAGLVAFSQNGYAGSVFLMGWTGGYVLLALLLAPYLRKFGKYTVPDFVGDRYNETARLVSVVCALVVSFVYVAGQMAGVGVVFQRFLGVDQTWGVVIGMAIVFLYAVLGGMKGITWTQVAQYTVLIIAYIIPAVAISLRLAGNPFPQIGFGSILDDLDGLQRDLGLEAYTEAFTQTSMVNMVLITAALMFGTAGLPHVIVRFYTARSVRAARYSALWALFFISLLYTIAPAVGAFSKYNVLTQIPGTGINDTPEWFNTWRDVGLITVEDLNGNGVIDVNGALGVGTELAINNDIVVLAAPEIAGLPAPVVGLVAAGGLAAALSTASGLLLVISSSVANDIYWKKINPQATDAQQLRVGRIAMAAAILVAGYLGINPPGFVAEVVALAFGLAAASFFPILFLGIFWKKATATAAATGMAVGLGVTLIYQLWTLPTFFGNEPILGIPATGIGTIGMLLNLLTIVVVSRFTKEPSALMQQVVEDVRYPGRSELVAAHAEGHLDEFAQDHRRDDER; the protein is encoded by the coding sequence GTGAGCCCCATCCAAGCATGGACGCTCGTCTTCGTCGTCCTCACCTTCGGTTTCTACATCTGGATCGCCTACCGGAGCCGGGTGTCGGACACCGCCGGCTTCTACATCGCCGGTGGCGGCATCCCTGCCCCCGCCAACGGCGCCGCGATCGCCGCGGACTGGATGAGCGCCGCGTCGTTCATCTCCATGGCCGGCCTCGTGGCGTTCAGCCAGAACGGCTACGCCGGGTCGGTCTTCCTCATGGGCTGGACCGGTGGCTACGTCCTGCTGGCCCTGCTGCTCGCGCCCTACCTGCGCAAGTTCGGCAAGTACACCGTGCCCGACTTCGTGGGCGACCGCTACAACGAGACCGCGCGCCTGGTCTCGGTCGTCTGCGCTCTGGTCGTCTCCTTCGTCTACGTCGCGGGCCAGATGGCCGGTGTCGGCGTGGTCTTCCAGCGCTTCCTCGGGGTCGACCAGACCTGGGGCGTCGTCATCGGGATGGCGATCGTCTTCCTGTATGCCGTGCTCGGCGGCATGAAGGGCATCACCTGGACCCAGGTGGCGCAGTACACCGTGCTGATCATCGCCTACATCATCCCGGCGGTGGCGATCTCGCTGCGGCTGGCCGGCAACCCCTTCCCCCAGATCGGCTTCGGGTCCATCCTCGACGACCTGGACGGGCTGCAGCGCGACCTCGGGCTCGAGGCCTACACCGAGGCCTTCACCCAGACCTCGATGGTCAACATGGTCCTCATCACCGCGGCGCTGATGTTCGGCACCGCGGGCCTGCCGCACGTCATCGTCCGCTTCTACACGGCCCGGTCCGTGCGGGCGGCGCGCTACTCGGCGCTGTGGGCGTTGTTCTTCATCTCGCTGCTCTACACCATCGCGCCCGCGGTCGGGGCGTTCAGCAAGTACAACGTGCTGACCCAGATCCCGGGCACCGGCATCAACGACACCCCGGAGTGGTTCAACACCTGGCGTGACGTCGGCCTCATCACCGTCGAGGACCTCAACGGCAACGGCGTCATCGACGTCAACGGCGCGCTGGGCGTGGGCACCGAGCTCGCGATCAACAACGACATCGTCGTGCTCGCCGCCCCGGAGATCGCGGGCCTCCCCGCCCCGGTCGTCGGCCTCGTGGCCGCCGGTGGTCTCGCCGCGGCGCTGTCCACCGCCTCGGGCCTGCTCCTGGTCATCTCCAGCTCGGTCGCCAACGACATCTACTGGAAGAAGATCAACCCGCAGGCCACCGACGCCCAGCAGCTGCGGGTCGGTCGGATCGCGATGGCCGCGGCCATCCTCGTCGCCGGCTACCTCGGGATCAACCCTCCCGGCTTCGTGGCCGAGGTCGTGGCACTCGCCTTCGGACTCGCGGCGGCCTCCTTCTTCCCGATCCTCTTCCTCGGGATCTTCTGGAAGAAGGCGACCGCGACAGCAGCCGCCACCGGTATGGCGGTCGGTCTCGGCGTGACGCTGATCTACCAGCTGTGGACGTTGCCGACCTTCTTCGGCAACGAGCCGATCCTCGGCATCCCTGCCACCGGCATCGGCACGATCGGCATGCTGCTCAACCTCCTCACCATCGTGGTGGTGTCGCGGTTCACCAAGGAGCCCAGCGCGCTCATGCAGCAGGTGGTCGAAGACGTCCGCTACCCCGGCCGCTCCGAGCTGGTCGCCGCCCACGCGGAGGGCCACCTGGACGAGTTCGCCCAGGACCACCGGCGCGACGACGAGCGCTGA